One region of Thermoflexus sp. genomic DNA includes:
- the trpC gene encoding indole-3-glycerol phosphate synthase TrpC: MSELERILAWKREELAERMRRRPLATVRAEAEAAPPARDFAAVLLRRGDRPALIAEIKRASPSRGPIAPTVDPVALARVYIQAGASALSVLTDPRFFHGELAHLQAIRRAFSEVPILRKDFTLDPYHVYEARAAGADAVLLIVAALEPAQLIDLIALSASLGMTALVEVHREEELEQALKAGARVVGINHRDLRTLQVDRTVSARLRPRIPSEVRTVAESGLRSPEDVREMAALGYDAVLIGEALVEAGVSPNGFDFEAVARRVRWLIEGGSAPLPSSASRCPANRGSHGWGL; encoded by the coding sequence ATGTCCGAGCTGGAAAGGATCCTGGCCTGGAAGCGAGAGGAACTGGCCGAGCGGATGCGGAGGCGGCCGCTGGCGACCGTGCGGGCGGAGGCGGAAGCGGCCCCGCCCGCCCGGGATTTCGCCGCGGTCCTCCTCCGGCGCGGGGATCGACCGGCGCTGATCGCGGAGATCAAGCGGGCCTCTCCCTCGCGGGGACCTATTGCCCCCACCGTTGATCCGGTGGCCCTGGCCCGGGTTTACATCCAGGCCGGGGCTTCGGCCCTCTCGGTGCTCACGGACCCGCGGTTCTTCCACGGGGAACTGGCCCACCTGCAGGCGATCCGTCGGGCGTTCTCTGAAGTTCCCATTCTGCGCAAGGACTTCACCCTGGACCCCTATCACGTGTATGAGGCCCGGGCAGCGGGGGCGGATGCGGTGCTCCTGATCGTGGCCGCACTGGAGCCTGCGCAGCTGATCGATCTGATCGCGCTGTCGGCGTCCCTGGGGATGACGGCCCTCGTGGAAGTCCATCGGGAGGAGGAGCTGGAACAGGCTCTGAAAGCCGGGGCCCGGGTGGTCGGGATCAATCATCGCGATCTGCGCACCCTTCAGGTGGATCGAACCGTATCCGCCCGGTTGCGCCCCCGGATCCCCTCCGAGGTCCGGACCGTTGCCGAGAGCGGGCTGCGGTCCCCGGAGGATGTGCGGGAGATGGCTGCCCTGGGCTACGATGCCGTGCTGATCGGGGAAGCGCTGGTGGAGGCGGGCGTGAGTCCGAACGGTTTCGATTTCGAAGCGGTGGCCCGGCGTGTTCGATGGCTGATCGAAGGGGGAAGCGCGCCCTTGCCTTCCTCCGCAAGCCGTTGTCCTGCGAACCGAGGGAGCCACGGATGGGGTTTGTGA
- a CDS encoding phosphoribosylanthranilate isomerase, with product MGFVKICGITGLEDARMAIEAGADALGFVLYPKSPRFIPPERAAAIAAVVRREAPHIRLVGVFVNEPISRVRWLMARIGLDWAQLHGEETPEIVAALADRAYKVLRLRIRSSDGIPMDLPDPERYRSRLPDGPTLGVDAWHPTAYGGTGQRADWAVAAAWARTHRLLLSGGLTPENVVDAIVQVRPWGVDVSSGVEREPGRKDPEKVGAFVARARKAFQEVLPDGGSRFAE from the coding sequence ATGGGGTTTGTGAAGATCTGCGGGATCACCGGTCTGGAGGATGCGCGGATGGCGATCGAGGCGGGGGCGGATGCCCTGGGCTTCGTGCTGTATCCGAAAAGCCCCCGCTTCATCCCTCCCGAGCGGGCGGCTGCGATCGCCGCGGTTGTCCGCCGCGAAGCTCCCCATATCCGGCTGGTGGGGGTGTTCGTCAACGAACCGATCTCCCGGGTGCGATGGCTGATGGCGCGCATCGGTCTGGATTGGGCCCAGCTCCATGGGGAGGAGACCCCGGAGATCGTGGCCGCCCTGGCCGATCGCGCGTATAAGGTCCTGCGCCTGCGGATCCGATCTTCCGATGGGATCCCGATGGATCTCCCGGATCCGGAACGTTACCGGAGCCGGCTGCCCGACGGGCCGACGCTGGGGGTGGACGCCTGGCATCCGACCGCGTATGGGGGAACCGGTCAGCGGGCGGACTGGGCGGTCGCGGCGGCATGGGCGCGGACCCATCGGTTGCTCCTCAGCGGGGGGCTGACCCCCGAGAATGTCGTGGACGCGATTGTCCAGGTCCGCCCGTGGGGAGTGGATGTATCATCCGGCGTGGAACGGGAACCCGGGCGGAAGGATCCGGAGAAAGTGGGAGCCTTTGTCGCCCGCGCCCGCAAGGCCTTTCAGGAGGTGCTCCCCGATGGCGGATCACGCTTTGCGGAATGA
- the trpB gene encoding tryptophan synthase subunit beta: MAVAASVRIPWVPPPVQERRGYFGPYGGRYVPETLIPALEELELAFREAVEDPEFQREFEGLLRTYVGRPTPLTEARRLGEAVGARIFLKREDLAHTGAHKINNALGQALLAKRLGKRRVVAETGAGQHGVATATACALLGLECVIYMGTADMARQRPNVFRMQLLGAEVRPVDVGSRTLKDAINEAIRDWVTNVHITHYLLGSATGPHPYPLIVRTFQSVIGVEARAQMLNQFGRLPDVAVACVGGGSNAIGLFAAFLEDPVELVGVEAGGEGIPTGRHAARFADGDRGRVGVLHGARTYVLQDPWGQILDTHSISAGLDYPAVGPEHAWLRDRNRVRYTAVTDAEALDAFQALARLEGILPALESAHAVAEAMRLARARPGRWILVNLSGRGDKDLETVAGALGNGEVMGKPGRSG; the protein is encoded by the coding sequence ATGGCTGTCGCAGCAAGCGTGCGGATTCCATGGGTTCCTCCCCCTGTTCAGGAGCGCCGGGGTTATTTCGGGCCTTACGGCGGACGATATGTTCCGGAGACTCTGATTCCTGCCCTTGAGGAACTGGAGTTGGCATTCCGCGAGGCCGTGGAGGATCCGGAGTTCCAGAGGGAGTTTGAAGGCCTTCTGCGCACCTATGTCGGCCGGCCCACGCCCCTGACGGAGGCCCGACGGCTCGGCGAGGCCGTGGGCGCGCGGATCTTCCTCAAACGGGAGGATCTGGCGCACACAGGGGCTCATAAGATCAACAACGCCCTGGGCCAGGCCCTGCTGGCGAAGCGCCTGGGCAAGCGGCGGGTGGTGGCGGAGACCGGGGCAGGCCAGCACGGAGTGGCCACAGCCACGGCCTGTGCCCTCCTCGGCCTGGAGTGCGTGATCTACATGGGAACAGCCGATATGGCCCGCCAGCGGCCGAACGTGTTCCGGATGCAATTGCTCGGCGCGGAGGTGCGCCCGGTGGATGTCGGTTCGCGGACGCTGAAGGATGCCATCAACGAAGCCATCCGGGACTGGGTGACCAACGTGCACATCACCCATTATCTGCTGGGCTCCGCCACGGGGCCCCATCCGTATCCCCTGATCGTCCGCACCTTTCAATCGGTGATCGGCGTCGAAGCCCGTGCGCAGATGCTGAATCAGTTCGGGCGGCTGCCCGATGTGGCGGTGGCATGCGTGGGCGGGGGGAGCAACGCCATCGGCCTCTTCGCCGCTTTCCTCGAGGATCCGGTGGAGCTGGTGGGGGTGGAAGCGGGCGGCGAGGGGATCCCCACGGGCCGCCATGCCGCCCGCTTCGCCGACGGCGACCGGGGCCGCGTGGGGGTTCTCCACGGAGCTCGCACCTACGTGTTGCAGGATCCGTGGGGGCAGATCCTGGATACCCACTCGATCTCCGCCGGCCTGGATTACCCGGCGGTCGGCCCAGAGCATGCCTGGTTGCGGGATCGAAATCGGGTCCGTTACACGGCGGTCACCGATGCGGAGGCGCTGGACGCCTTTCAGGCGCTGGCGCGGCTGGAGGGGATCCTCCCCGCCCTGGAATCCGCCCACGCGGTGGCGGAGGCCATGCGCCTCGCCCGGGCGCGGCCGGGCCGCTGGATCCTGGTGAACCTCTCCGGGCGGGGGGATAAGGACCTGGAGACGGTGGCGGGGGCGCTGGGAAATGGGGAGGTGATGGGGAAGCCCGGACGCTCGGGGTGA
- the trpA gene encoding tryptophan synthase subunit alpha encodes MNGIEAVREAFRRARAQGRPALIFYWPVGYPDLEASIRIVAALADAGADLIELGLPFSDPLADGPVIQRATQRALERGVRTPHILEAAARLRAMGVQRPLCLMTYINPVMAWGIPRFLTEAAQAGIHGLIVPDLPLEEAEELQVAAGAAGLAWVPLAAPTTPDERLARIAATATGFLYLVSVTGITGARDRLPVDVVAHLRRARRAADGVPVALGFGISRPEHVRALAPEADGLVVGSALIQHAEASGFAPEALRTFARALREAAGPL; translated from the coding sequence ATGAACGGAATCGAAGCGGTGCGGGAAGCGTTCCGCCGGGCCCGGGCGCAGGGACGTCCGGCGCTGATCTTTTACTGGCCGGTGGGCTACCCGGACCTTGAGGCCTCGATTCGGATCGTGGCTGCTCTGGCGGACGCCGGTGCCGATCTCATCGAGCTGGGCCTGCCGTTCTCCGACCCCCTGGCCGATGGCCCGGTGATCCAGCGGGCCACACAGCGCGCCCTGGAGCGCGGGGTGCGCACCCCTCACATCCTGGAGGCGGCCGCCCGGCTGCGGGCCATGGGAGTCCAGCGGCCCCTGTGCCTGATGACCTATATCAACCCGGTCATGGCTTGGGGGATCCCACGTTTCCTGACGGAGGCGGCTCAGGCGGGGATCCACGGGCTGATCGTGCCGGATCTCCCCCTTGAGGAGGCGGAGGAGCTCCAGGTCGCGGCCGGCGCGGCGGGTCTGGCCTGGGTGCCCCTGGCGGCGCCCACCACGCCGGATGAGCGGCTGGCCCGGATCGCGGCGACCGCCACGGGCTTCCTCTATCTGGTTTCCGTGACGGGGATCACGGGGGCGCGGGATCGTTTGCCGGTCGATGTGGTCGCTCATCTGCGACGGGCTCGCCGGGCTGCGGACGGCGTGCCGGTCGCCCTGGGCTTCGGGATCTCCCGACCGGAGCATGTCCGGGCGCTGGCCCCGGAGGCCGATGGGTTGGTTGTCGGCAGTGCGCTCATCCAGCATGCGGAGGCTTCCGGCTTCGCTCCGGAAGCCCTCCGAACTTTCGCACGGGCGCTCCGGGAAGCCGCCGGGCCTCTCTGA
- the corA gene encoding magnesium/cobalt transporter CorA → MAIAFLWPGPQRMDPVTLESLRGAIARADGFLWLDLCPPAETDRQLLREALGFHPLALEDAFRARERPKLDVYPDHYFVVFYAVDYDPNKGLMLRPVHLFIGPRYLVTVRPQRIPEVEAIMARWGDPEFPHPIASGSLVYDLLDAIVDRYFPVLDRIAEEVEAIEERLFAGSDRRLVEAVFQMRKALLELRRVVAPEREVINLLLRQERPIFRPEDMAYFQDLYDRLVRLTESIDLYRDMLSGALESYLSIQSNRLNEIVKVLTIASIILMANALIAGIYGMNFRYMPELEWPWGYPMALLMMAGVSAGLAFFFRRRGWL, encoded by the coding sequence ATGGCGATCGCCTTCCTCTGGCCAGGTCCCCAGCGAATGGATCCGGTGACGCTGGAATCGCTCCGGGGAGCCATCGCGCGGGCTGATGGATTCCTGTGGCTCGATCTCTGCCCGCCGGCGGAGACCGATCGGCAGCTGCTCCGGGAGGCGCTGGGTTTCCATCCGCTGGCGCTGGAGGATGCCTTCCGGGCCCGGGAGCGGCCAAAGCTGGATGTTTACCCGGATCATTATTTCGTGGTCTTCTATGCGGTGGACTACGATCCGAACAAGGGGCTGATGCTCCGGCCGGTTCATCTCTTCATCGGCCCCCGCTACCTGGTCACGGTGCGCCCGCAACGGATCCCCGAGGTAGAGGCGATTATGGCCCGCTGGGGTGATCCAGAATTCCCCCACCCCATCGCCTCTGGGAGCCTCGTTTACGATCTCCTGGACGCCATCGTGGATCGCTACTTCCCGGTCCTGGATCGGATCGCGGAGGAAGTGGAGGCGATTGAGGAGCGATTGTTCGCGGGATCCGATAGGCGCCTGGTCGAGGCGGTTTTCCAGATGCGGAAAGCGCTGCTGGAGTTACGCCGCGTGGTGGCCCCGGAACGGGAGGTGATCAACCTCCTGCTCCGACAGGAGCGACCGATCTTCCGGCCGGAGGACATGGCCTATTTTCAGGATCTATATGACCGTCTGGTGCGATTGACGGAGAGCATCGATCTGTATCGGGATATGCTCTCCGGCGCTCTGGAGAGCTATCTCTCCATTCAGTCCAACCGGCTGAACGAGATCGTGAAAGTCCTGACCATCGCCTCGATCATCCTGATGGCGAACGCCCTGATCGCCGGGATCTACGGGATGAACTTCCGGTATATGCCGGAGCTGGAATGGCCATGGGGATATCCGATGGCGCTCCTCATGATGGCCGGGGTCAGCGCAGGGCTGGCCTTCTTTTTCCGGCGGCGGGGATGGCTGTGA
- the ltaE gene encoding low-specificity L-threonine aldolase, with protein MLNGWIDLRSDTVTHPTPAMREAMARAEVGDDVFEEDPTVRRLEEAAAERMGKEAALFVASGTMANLVSLLTHCGRGDEVIVGDQAHTFLSEVGGMAALGGIHPRPIPNQPDGTLRLEDIEAAIRTEDVHHPRTRLIALENTHNRCMGAALTPEYMARVRALADRHGLTVHVDGARIFNAAVALGVPAVELARHADTVTFCLSKGLCAPVGSLICGPRDFIREARRIRKMVGGGMRQAGVLAAAGLVALETMVDRLAEDHRRARWFAEGLAEIPGIRIEAHRVQTNIVIFELDPRLPLADEAFLSALADHRVRILRWGPRRFRAVTHYWIDDTDIGRALQAIAEVIGNASRRISV; from the coding sequence ATGCTGAACGGTTGGATCGATTTACGCAGCGATACCGTCACCCATCCCACACCGGCCATGCGGGAGGCCATGGCCCGGGCGGAGGTGGGGGATGATGTGTTCGAGGAGGATCCCACGGTGCGGCGCCTGGAGGAAGCCGCCGCCGAACGGATGGGGAAGGAGGCCGCTCTCTTTGTGGCCAGCGGCACCATGGCCAACCTGGTCTCCCTCCTCACCCACTGCGGCCGGGGGGATGAGGTGATCGTGGGCGACCAGGCCCACACTTTCCTCTCCGAGGTCGGGGGGATGGCCGCCCTGGGGGGCATTCATCCCCGCCCGATCCCCAACCAGCCCGACGGCACCCTGCGCCTGGAAGACATCGAGGCGGCCATCCGGACAGAGGATGTGCATCATCCCCGCACGCGGCTGATCGCCCTGGAGAACACCCACAACCGATGCATGGGCGCCGCGCTGACGCCGGAATATATGGCCCGGGTCCGCGCCCTGGCCGATCGCCACGGCCTGACGGTGCACGTGGATGGCGCGCGGATCTTCAACGCCGCTGTCGCCCTGGGCGTCCCCGCGGTGGAACTGGCCCGCCATGCGGACACCGTGACGTTTTGCCTCAGCAAGGGGCTGTGCGCCCCTGTGGGCTCCCTGATCTGCGGCCCCCGGGATTTCATCCGGGAAGCCCGTCGGATCCGCAAAATGGTTGGAGGAGGGATGCGACAGGCCGGCGTGCTCGCCGCCGCCGGGCTGGTGGCCCTGGAGACGATGGTGGATCGGCTGGCCGAGGACCACCGGCGGGCCCGATGGTTCGCCGAGGGACTGGCGGAGATCCCCGGGATCCGGATCGAGGCCCATCGGGTGCAAACCAACATCGTGATCTTCGAGCTGGACCCCCGTCTTCCGCTGGCGGATGAGGCGTTCCTGAGCGCGCTGGCGGACCATCGGGTTCGGATCCTGCGCTGGGGCCCCCGGCGCTTCCGGGCGGTGACCCATTACTGGATCGACGACACCGATATCGGTCGTGCGCTGCAGGCTATCGCGGAAGTGATCGGCAACGCATCCCGGCGTATATCGGTGTAG
- a CDS encoding KTSC domain-containing protein: protein METWGWVEYDPETDALRLRWKGMPEGSIRMEIRGEEGVLTIAPLRKWRPLLEAIGLSPEAKHLPSGWIGVDSSMISAVRYDAERGILEVAFNKGVYLYFGVPREVFEELLRADSKGRYMRQHIIDRYPWIRKSRLRLSATPPPD, encoded by the coding sequence ATGGAAACCTGGGGATGGGTGGAATACGATCCGGAAACCGATGCCCTGCGCTTGCGCTGGAAGGGGATGCCTGAGGGATCCATCCGAATGGAGATCCGGGGGGAGGAAGGAGTGCTCACCATCGCCCCGCTGCGGAAATGGCGTCCGCTTCTGGAAGCTATAGGGCTCTCCCCGGAGGCGAAGCATCTCCCCTCGGGATGGATCGGCGTGGATTCCAGTATGATCAGCGCGGTTCGTTACGACGCGGAGCGGGGCATCCTGGAGGTCGCCTTCAACAAAGGCGTGTATCTCTATTTCGGGGTCCCTCGGGAGGTCTTCGAGGAACTCCTGCGGGCGGACTCGAAGGGGCGCTATATGCGCCAGCACATCATCGATCGCTATCCGTGGATCCGAAAGAGCCGGCTGCGTCTTTCCGCCACCCCCCCTCCCGATTAG
- a CDS encoding glycosyltransferase family 4 protein: protein MRIALVSPYDFAVPGGVNNHIAHLAQSLQRLGHEAHIIAPASDGRISGDGFINASASVIAFPFAGSIARITLSPRLYRRIKAILQSGAYDVLHLHEPLAPALPLAVLRHRDLVPEAIAVGTFHAYREVSRTYYYGKPLLRRFFKRLDGCIAVSEAARQYHMRYFPADYVVIPNGIDYARFADPALRPPEPFADGRPTILFVGRLERRKGLRYLLEAFARVQARCPEARLLVVGAFGRAEKAPYVAQAWALRLRNVRFIGYVPDEELPRYYRAATVFCAPSIGMESFGIVLLEAMAAGVPVVATDIPGYNEVVENGVQGFLVPPEDPEALADALLQVLRDPALRVSMGEAGRRRAQQYDWDEIARRVVDFYREVQEKVRRGIRGV, encoded by the coding sequence ATGCGCATCGCCCTGGTATCCCCTTACGATTTCGCGGTGCCCGGTGGGGTGAACAATCACATCGCCCATCTGGCCCAGAGCCTGCAGCGCCTGGGCCATGAGGCCCATATCATTGCCCCCGCCTCGGACGGGCGAATCAGTGGGGACGGATTCATCAACGCCTCGGCCTCCGTGATTGCTTTTCCTTTCGCCGGCTCCATCGCCCGGATCACCCTCTCCCCACGCCTCTACCGCCGGATCAAAGCGATCCTTCAATCCGGCGCCTACGATGTGCTTCACCTCCACGAACCCCTGGCCCCGGCGCTCCCTCTCGCCGTGCTGCGGCACCGGGATCTGGTGCCGGAGGCCATCGCGGTGGGCACCTTTCATGCCTATCGGGAGGTCAGCCGGACTTATTACTACGGGAAACCGCTGCTGCGACGGTTTTTCAAACGGCTGGATGGATGCATCGCTGTCTCCGAGGCCGCCCGGCAATACCATATGCGCTACTTCCCAGCGGACTATGTGGTGATCCCTAATGGCATCGATTATGCGCGCTTTGCAGACCCGGCGCTCCGCCCCCCGGAACCGTTCGCGGACGGCCGTCCGACGATCCTCTTCGTGGGTCGGCTGGAGCGGCGCAAGGGGTTGCGGTATCTTCTAGAGGCCTTCGCCCGGGTGCAGGCCCGGTGCCCGGAGGCCCGCCTGCTGGTGGTGGGGGCCTTCGGACGGGCGGAGAAGGCCCCTTACGTCGCCCAGGCCTGGGCCCTGCGTCTGCGCAACGTCCGCTTCATCGGCTATGTCCCCGATGAGGAGCTGCCCCGTTATTATCGAGCGGCCACGGTGTTCTGCGCGCCCTCCATCGGCATGGAGAGCTTCGGCATCGTGCTCCTGGAGGCGATGGCTGCCGGCGTCCCGGTTGTGGCCACCGACATCCCGGGCTACAACGAGGTGGTCGAAAACGGCGTCCAGGGCTTTCTGGTCCCCCCGGAGGATCCGGAGGCGCTGGCGGACGCCCTCTTACAGGTGCTGCGGGATCCAGCCCTTCGCGTATCGATGGGGGAAGCGGGCCGCCGTCGGGCCCAACAGTATGACTGGGATGAGATCGCCCGCCGGGTGGTGGATTTTTACCGGGAAGTGCAGGAGAAGGTGCGACGCGGGATCAGGGGCGTGTGA
- a CDS encoding lysophospholipid acyltransferase family protein yields the protein MGSEALAWMVYGLFRGLGAVAQALPPRTAHDLAIRLADFWYPRLPSAAGLRDNLAHVLGASPEDPTAHQAARKAFRLLWQNYVDLFQAPRRHPSRWFPHIQIEGWEYLEEIQKAGRGAIAVSAHYGHVEWGLQFLGASGLPALAVAEPVRPPAMFRYLCRLRSAYGLRLIPADGALREVFRTLQQGGIIALAIDRDTTGSGRVYSFLGEPAWLPDGYAELAIRRGVPVLPAFARREGAGVRLQIWPPLHPAGKSAQDREELVAQVLDIFARVLREAPDQWVLTTPIWRIAFGRS from the coding sequence GTGGGGTCTGAAGCCCTCGCCTGGATGGTTTATGGACTTTTCCGGGGTCTCGGGGCGGTGGCCCAGGCGCTGCCGCCCCGAACCGCTCATGATCTGGCGATCCGCCTGGCGGACTTCTGGTATCCCCGCCTTCCCTCCGCCGCCGGGCTGCGGGACAACCTGGCCCATGTCCTGGGGGCTTCACCGGAGGATCCCACGGCCCACCAGGCGGCCCGGAAGGCCTTCCGGCTGCTCTGGCAAAATTATGTGGACCTCTTTCAAGCCCCTCGCCGCCATCCCTCCCGGTGGTTCCCCCACATCCAGATTGAAGGATGGGAATACCTGGAAGAGATCCAGAAAGCCGGAAGAGGAGCGATCGCCGTCAGCGCTCATTACGGCCACGTGGAATGGGGCCTGCAATTCCTGGGGGCCAGCGGGCTCCCGGCCCTGGCGGTTGCGGAGCCGGTGCGTCCTCCGGCCATGTTCCGGTATCTCTGCCGCCTGCGCAGCGCCTATGGGCTCCGACTGATCCCCGCCGATGGAGCGTTGCGGGAAGTATTCCGAACCCTGCAGCAGGGGGGGATCATCGCGCTGGCGATAGATCGGGATACCACGGGGAGCGGTCGGGTGTATTCTTTTTTAGGGGAACCCGCGTGGCTGCCCGACGGATACGCCGAACTGGCCATCCGCCGGGGGGTCCCGGTGCTCCCCGCCTTCGCCCGGCGGGAGGGAGCGGGGGTTCGCCTGCAGATCTGGCCCCCCCTTCACCCAGCCGGGAAGTCCGCGCAGGACCGGGAGGAGCTGGTCGCTCAGGTCCTGGACATCTTCGCCCGGGTCCTTCGGGAGGCCCCGGACCAGTGGGTGCTGACCACGCCGATCTGGAGGATCGCCTTCGGGCGCTCATGA
- a CDS encoding inositol-3-phosphate synthase, with product MADRKVRVAIIGVGNCASALVQGVWYYRDVPDDAVVPGLMHVRLGPYHVRDIEFTAAFDIDVNKVGKDLAEAIFTPPNNTLKFADVPKLGVKVYRGMTHDGIGRYLSGIIRKAPGPTDNIVRILRDTGTDVVVNFLPVGSEEATKWYVEQVLDAGCAFVNGIPVFIAREPYWQQRFEEAGLPVIGDDVKSQVGATILHRVLMQLFIERGVKVERTYQLNFGGNTDFLNMLERERLESKKISKTSAVTSLIPYELPPENIHIGPSDYVPWLQDRKWCYIRIEGTTFGGAPIHLEAKLEVWDSPNSAGVVIDAVRCAKIALDRGLKGALIGPSAYFMKSPPRQFPDHIARQMVEDFIAGRGV from the coding sequence GTGGCCGACCGCAAAGTCCGTGTCGCCATCATCGGCGTGGGGAACTGCGCTTCCGCCCTGGTGCAGGGCGTGTGGTATTACCGCGATGTCCCCGACGACGCCGTTGTCCCTGGCCTGATGCACGTGCGGCTGGGCCCCTATCACGTGCGGGACATCGAGTTCACGGCCGCCTTTGATATCGACGTAAACAAGGTCGGCAAGGACCTGGCCGAGGCCATCTTCACCCCGCCCAACAACACCCTGAAGTTCGCCGATGTCCCGAAACTGGGGGTGAAGGTTTACCGGGGCATGACCCATGATGGGATCGGCCGGTATCTCTCAGGCATCATCCGCAAGGCCCCCGGCCCTACGGACAACATCGTGCGGATCCTGAGGGATACGGGCACCGATGTGGTGGTGAATTTCCTCCCCGTGGGCAGCGAAGAGGCCACCAAATGGTATGTGGAACAGGTGCTGGATGCCGGTTGCGCTTTCGTGAACGGGATCCCGGTCTTCATCGCCCGAGAGCCCTACTGGCAGCAACGGTTCGAGGAGGCCGGCCTCCCCGTCATCGGGGACGATGTGAAATCCCAGGTGGGCGCCACGATCCTGCACCGGGTGCTCATGCAGTTGTTCATTGAGCGGGGCGTGAAAGTCGAGCGGACCTATCAGTTGAACTTCGGGGGGAACACAGATTTCCTAAACATGCTCGAGCGGGAGCGCCTGGAATCCAAGAAGATCTCCAAGACCAGCGCGGTGACCAGCCTGATCCCTTACGAGCTGCCGCCGGAGAACATCCATATCGGCCCCAGCGACTATGTGCCCTGGCTTCAGGACCGCAAGTGGTGCTACATTCGAATCGAGGGGACCACCTTCGGCGGGGCGCCGATCCACCTGGAGGCGAAGCTGGAGGTGTGGGACAGCCCGAATTCGGCCGGGGTGGTGATCGATGCGGTGCGCTGCGCGAAGATCGCTCTGGACCGGGGGCTGAAGGGCGCCCTGATCGGCCCCTCCGCCTACTTTATGAAGTCGCCGCCCCGGCAATTCCCGGATCACATCGCGCGGCAGATGGTGGAGGATTTCATTGCCGGACGTGGGGTCTGA